The nucleotide window tgctgtattctctacctgtaacaccacacagcacactgtattctctacctgtaaagccagacagcacactgtattctctacctgtaacaccacacagcacactgtattctctacctgtaacaccacacagcacacactgtattctctacctgtaacaccacacagcacactgtattctctacctgtaacaccacacagcacactgtattctctacctgtaacaccacacagcacactgtattctctacctgtaacaccacacagcacactatattctctacctgtaacaccacacagcacactgtactctctacctgtaacaccatacagcactgtattctctacctgtaacaccacacagcacgctgtattctctacctgtaacaccacacagcacactgtattctctacctgtaacaccacacagcacgctgtattctctacctgtaacaccacacagcgctgtattctctacctgtaacaccacacagcacgctgtattctctacctgtaacacctcacagcacacgctgtattctctacctgtaacaccacacagcacactgtattctctacctgtattggCAGcgcaggctctgatcctctctgccatttagcagaATATACTTgttttactgcatcatttttgtaaatacgctgcagtgctgcaatgaaactccaacgtgtgtgaacacagccttaatttcactgcagacttttgcacaatcagtgaaatcagtgcagtagctgcttctggccagtcagagatggtaaatcacacaggggattgggggatccagccaagcctcctgtgacatcacgcactgccccctgtctgcatcatcagcctgatctcagcaaacgcacacaatgtgagacagaggcatggaagatttgtctcctaagggggatagcagaaggagaaggacaatgtgaattggcacagaggacatTTTTATTCACTTCCTAGAttcctatcagctaccagtgtggcagaaccatacagatacagtaatacattgtatagacacatctatataacttttaatgtacttttaatagaaaacacgttttccttatgtggagttcccctttaaattctttcAATCTCATTTATCTGTGAATAGATTCATTTATTTCCTTAATTATGCATCATATTTTTGTTCATTTGGTCATGCATTTTACTTCATCCATGTGTTCATATTTTTTGCCATTTCAttcatgaattaataaataaatgtatttattaattCATTCATTCTTGAAATATTTCTTCTTTCATTCATTATTTAATTCTCTTTCAATCATGAAATAAATTGCGCAGGTCACCTGTACCAACGCACCAGAATCCAGATGTCTTCTCAGATGAAGATAGAAAACTAATTTTCTGATTATGTTTTTCATTCAATTGTCCACTAAATAATCTTTCATTCACTAATCAATACATCTGTTAATTGTTCATCCTGGCTGGCCTGCTACAGGAAACACAATAGAGGTGGTGGCTTAGGCCGGCAGACATGATGGGTCTCAGAAAGGTAAActtgtgatttaaaaaaataatttttaataattcAGTTATAGATTTCTTCATTCATTATTTTTCTATAGGAAATCTATTAGGCATTATATTCCTATAACACACTTTATGTATGAAAAATAGTGCCGCCAAAAATGGAAGGTTCTCAGATTCTAGATGTTCCTTGGCCAATGTGGGATCATGTTGCCATTCATTCATTTAGCTATATTGGACACTGGGATGTATTGGAATTATTCACTATTGCTGTTGACTTAAGAATGGGCCAATTTTGTGGACGAATGAAGATCATACAAGAACTTGTGTATTTATGAGTGACCATGTCTGTCTCCAACAGGACAAACCACCATGGGCAAAACCTTTATTGGAATATTAATCTTGGCAATATTCCTCGTGAGCTTTAGCTGGCACAGGCTTTTTTTCCAGGTGAGAAATTTCACTTCATTCATGATAGTAGAAATTACAGTACTCTTGGCCCACCATTGATGTAcgtggtgggggtggtggtgggacGAGCTTACCAACATCATCATTCATGATAGTAGAAATTACAGTACTTGGCCCACCATTGGTGtacatgatggtggtggtggtgggacgaGCTAAGCAACATCATCATTCATGATAGTAGAAATTATAGTACTTTGCGTATCATTGGTGtacatgatggtggtggtggtgggacgaGCTAAGCAACATCATCATTCATGATAGTAGAAATTATAGTACTTTGCGTACCATTGGTGtacatgatggtggtggtggtggtggggagagcTTACCAACAACATCATTCATGATAGAAATTATATTATTTTGCGTACCATTGGTGTACATGATGGTGGTGGGGAGAGCTTACCAGCAACATCATTCATGATAATAGAAATTATAGTACTTTGCGTACCATTGGTGtacatgatggtggtggtgggggggagagcTTACCAACAACATCATTCATGATAGTAGAAATTATAGTACTTTGTGTACCATTGGTGtacatgatggtggtggtggtggtggggagattACTTACAACTTAATTCACAAAAGAAATTACAGTACTTTGCCCACTACTggtgtatgtggtggtggtggtgatggtggagaGCTTACCCACAACTTCATTAAGGATAGTAGAAATAACTTTGCCCACCAGTGGTGTAAATGGGGGAAGGGCTCATTTATAACTTCATTTGTGATAACCAAAAGTACTTTGCCCACCACTGATGTATTCAAAAGTAAAGGCTTACCCACAATTCATTCAAGATGGTACAAAATATTTTGGGGGGAATGACTCACCAAGAGCTTACTTATAATAGTAGATAATACTTTCCCCACCATTGGTGCACATGAGGGGAAAGGCTCATCCCCATATTCATTCATGACAGTAGAAGTTACTTTGCCCACTTTTGGTGTACATGGGGGGAAGGGCTCAACCACAACTTTTTGACACGTTCATCTTTTCATAGTATCCATAAAATCCACTTTTATTCCTGTGTATTTAAAGAATGTTGTGAATTTTAGGAATCTCTGAGACATTTCCTTCACACCTGCCTTGCACCCACCAACCCTAAACAACCTGTGACGACTCCTCCACTGAAGACCTCTCCACCGAAAACTGAGCTTCAAGCACAAGTAGATGCAATATTCGACAAAATAGAAGAGCTCATCCCCAAACCTACATATACACACTTTAGCCAAACCTCTAATGGAAAGAACAGTAAGACCTCTATTGTCAACCCCCGGGAGGTGTACTGTGTGGGAGAAGACCTTGTGGTCCAGGTTGATATGTATGATCACGCGGGCAACAAAAAGTCCTATGGAGGAGACTTCTTAAGACCGAGACTCATTTCTCCAAACCTTGGAGCTGCCGTTTCTGGAACTGTGGAAGACTTTAAGAATGGCTCCTACCATGTTCACTTTCCGTTGTACTGGGCCGGCACAGTCAACATTAACATTTTGTTGTTCTACCCAAGTGAAGGGGTGGCCGCTGTCTGGAGGTCGAGACATTCCAGTCAAGGAGTTATTGGTTTCCAGGGGAAATTTGAGAAGTTTGGTAAAACAGCGACGGCTACATGTGGATTTAAGCTCCCTGAGGTTGATGGGAAGGAGATCTGTGAGTACAAGGACACTCTATACGAGGAGGTCTTTGAATGCTACAAAATTCAAGATTTTCCCTGTGAGAGTCTGGATGAAATGAGGGGCTATGATCTTTATGCAACATATCTTACCCCGGTGGAAAAGCAAATATTTCAAAGGTATAATTTTCATTATGGATTTCAGAATTTTAAAAGGGAAGTCTACCCGAGATGTTATCCAGATGAGAGTGGTGGCTAGGGGACCATGTTCCATAACGTCCATGCAGTCTCTAACCCTTCTGCTGAAGAATCTTTGGTTGTGTTGGCCTTGTATTATGAAGTGCTATTTTCAAAAAATCAAGAGACCCAAAATTACTGAAGTCTCTGGCCAGCTCTGAAGGGAACAGATTCTACATTGTGGAAAACAGTGTGAGTCCTGGTCCACGAACCTCAATTGATGTTTTCTAATGAGGGATCCTAAAAAGGTTCTGATTATGAAAACTATTTTCAACTTTCCATGGTCTTTCATGCTTTCCTTCTGCCTTTGATGCAAACCATCTGTACTGTTGTTTTCATGTCTACTGGATTTCCTGTTACTGCtatacactctagctgggaattcagacAACTCTGTTTCCCTCCCAATATGTGGGAGGCTCCTGTAATTGCAATGGGCAGGGTTATTGTCCAGAAACCTTGGTGGGAGGGAGACAATGCTGACTGAATCCCCAGCTAGAGTGCACATAAGGAAAAGGAATTCTGTTACCAAATTTACATTATACAGAAAGTGAGGCAAGGGAGAGAACAAAATGCACAAGAGCACAAGGAAAGCATGAAAGactacaaaaaaaagtaaaataactttatttaccagTATCTGTTATTTTATTAGATCATTGATGATAGATTTATCAACAGCAGTTTTAAAAGTTAACCCTCTCCAGTCTGATGGTTTTAGAGTAAAACTTGAGGAACAATACAGATGGTCCTTTAATCATACTTTACCCTTTTACATAGGCCAACGGCTCCAGataatgattagtgatgagcgaatagtgaaatgttCGATATTCTCCCGAATAtccgatcgaatatttgatcccattaaagtctatgggaacaagtattcgattattgaaaaacatctattcgaccacttggaggtaaaaaacagaagctgggggatttgaacgcttatcgaatatttatcgaatattcggcgaactattcgataatattcgatagatcgaataccttattattcgatcaaatatctattcgatcgaacagtatttgctcatcactaataatgatTACTGATCCTTGTGATTGCCTTTAGATGGCTCGATATAATGTATCTAGCAGccagggccacacaaatgattgcTTGATTGTTTGTAcaatcatcacacacacatcccctgttataaaaaaaaataataataataaaaatataaggaGTGATGTATTTTAGTCTATACAGGGTATGTCCACCTTTCAGTGAAGGCTGTATTATATCTAATTTATAACTATTGTAGAATGTGTTCCCTAAAAATTGCCTATTGTTTTGTTGTAACAACTCCTATTCAGTCctatgtgtctctatggtaacagactactaATAACCCCAATGTAGTCTGATTCTACAAAATCCTTAATTTGCCAAAATTGTAATGCTAAATTAGCAAAAACAATAGAGTGATATGCGCCAAATACATTTAGTGTCTTGGACATACCATACTCTAAAAACGGGTTGTGGCTAAAAAGTAGAGTGTCTAACAACACGGAGAACCCACTTTCACTTTCTTTAGCATTTAAAGAGGAGCATCCCCCATTCAACACTTCACCTTATTCCTAGAGTGATGGGTGACTACAAAGACAATCTCTCTCTGAAGGACCCAGCAAGTCTCTTCATTAATCAGATGGCCCATTGATCTCAATAGCCCCTCTGTAATACTTTATTTCTTGCCAAGTTTCTGCACAGATCCTTTGAGGTTCCAGTCTAAGATCAATAGAAAAGACCCATCTAACATAAAATTACTGAccacagctcatgtaaacagtgtgcCTGGCcgtctgtttctgcactctgtgatgccatgAGGGTTtatcacagtaaggtcacaaaTAATGACCTCAGATTAAatctcctggcattacagagtgcagattaCAGCCAGCCAtgaacactgtttacatgagcagtCTCATAAGAGAGGCAGGAATAATGGGTTCAGAGCAGAGACGGAGAGAAATTTAGTGGCTgcactattacagaagggtgaatttgttTTAAAAGTGTAAAAGCATGTtgctgtaaaagtgtcaaaaattggaaaatcacaatataaaaaaaagtcaatcagccagtcagtcatccaatatccgccattcctctcctctctgagcgtatatctctctgttagtctctccctgctctgctctaactgcctgctgccatcctgctctctcctccacacacagccgactggccacctccgttaccgaacctccttatatagagggggcggtggaggtgctgacatcacagaggggactgcagctgattggactggcgctagggattatagttaatccctttctcccgcccagtgaatTCGGTGGGaattcgcttcactcatctctagtaacaagtaTTGTTAGactccaggagggggatgattaaacatgtattttacctgacaggaataccactttaatactTTACGGACGTATAGATTTATTGCAAATGCAATGGAATCACCACTTGTGCCATTTCTGTTTTAAAGGTCAAATATTGTTGTCGAAATCCCTCAATCATTTCCGGCTGTCACAGTCACCCAGTGCAACAGTAAGTTTaagaaatgttctttttttctaaaaaaaaaaacaaaaaaaaaactgagacgTATTTTTTCAGTTAGATCAGGGTCACATGAGGACTTAAAGGGATCTTTTTAAGGGGTACTCAGGAGAATAATAACAACGAGTGATGACGCAGcctctctgctgtcaccaatATTCGTGTCGGTAACAGCAGGGTTATCCAAGCCCTGCTTCCCAATTCAAGCCCTGGTTAGTCTCTAAGTACCCCCTTTAAGGAGAGACACTgcttctaaaaaataaaataaaaaacaagcttCAAGATTTAAAGTTTAATTGTAACAGCCGCGGCCGGGGCTCGTACCTCCTCCTGCGGCCACTCTGTCTCTTCTGGCTGCAGCCCGTGCTCGTGTCCCCAGCCACATGTGgtctctcccagtctcccccggtgtctcctcctcccacaTGGTTCGGTGCGCACATCCTTGTCTCCTAGGGCTCtgtttaaatttaaagggacagtgcgtccttaattggtagttgcacctatcacctcccctataaattACACACCTGTGCTGACCTTCCCTGTTGGAGTCTCTGCATGCTTTCCTTTGCATGTGTTTCCAGCTGCCCCTTGTTCCCGCCCATTGTTCCTGCCCGCGGTTCCTGACGCCTGTGCTTTTAGCCCTGAGCTccgctgtgttcctgctgcctgcggTTCCAGccctgagtcctgctgtgttccttccTGTccacctgtctccagctgcacctcaccagcCGCTGTTAGCAAGTCTAGTcgggggtagcgacctgggggtcacctgccgcagcaagtccatccggtcttgcggtgggcactggtgactcagctccctggtgcagcttacaccATTGATAACAGTGGTACAGCGGATTCACGACTCCATACTCTATTATGtcttatacttcagagctgcattcacagttctgctTGGCAATCTGTCAGCACTGTGCAGTCAGACACACCTCAGCTTGTTATATTGCTGTGACATCTTGTACATGTTTtgtgtggttctccagctgtagAAAAACTATAACTCCCCCCTTTTTTCTTGGATCTTTTCCAGCATCAGTGACACTACCCCCAAAGCcaaagtgtcagactggaatgagctCTCCTTACCCGAGCGGATACTTCTACGCTAACACCTGGAATCCAGTTTACTGTAACATGACGATTTACAAAACGCCAGAGATCTTCACCAATTGTCTGCAGGGGAAGGATCTCTTCCTGATCGGAGACTCGACATTGCGCCAGTTCATCATGCACTTCACCGAGGGAATCAAGAGTAAGGCTATAGTTACATGTTACTAAcactgctgcatgcagatacCGAGCCTCCCttgatgtgtatatatagcatattACCATTAGAATTAACATAAtcatgggggaagctgtctgtgttggAAGCACTGCAGGAACAGCACCGTATAGCAGAGCTACTGCagcgctagtgacacagacagcttcccccaatgTATTGTTGATTCTAATGTTAATGTGCATTAGACATAACCATCAAGATAGCATTCCAGTTCTTTAGCATAATATATAACATCTATAACGGTAAGATATGTAAGTCAATTTTGTTCACATGATAGTAATGTAtactttattactagagatgagcaaagtgtaTCTGAAGAATTAAGATTCACCGTGAATCGCGATGTCAATTCACTTTTGTTCTGCAAaacaaattcccaccaatttgttaaggaaattcacaaaaaaaatgaaatggtggccacacatgctgtctggagcgtcccTGGGtaagagaaagggattaaccataatccctagcgcctgtccaatcagctgcaggcccctctgtgatgtcagcacctccccctccccctctacatAAGGCGGTCTGTTAtcaaccattattattattaataacccTTACTATGGTtgataatggttctgtgagagaatcgaaacgttgcatcttttTGTGTTCTAGCAATTTATGCCATAAACTGCACCGTTTTCATTGGAAGCTGGCGTGCTGTGGATTATCTTTTTGTATTTGGGGAACCCTTGCCAAAGGACTTACCATAGTCATACAGCAACACAGTAATACCGGCATTCACCACTGAACTGAGCAaacccagtataccaagaccaacatTACCAATATTATCCCTGTACAATGGACACATAATACCGCTACCATTACATCACATAATTACATCACATAATGTCTAGATAATACTACTTTACTGTTATTGAAAACAGTACATATAGACCAATGTTTctccatacagtgaccatatagaggtagatagaCAGACATAGAAGACCATGTATGCACAGTGCACTTATATCCTAAAATCTATTGAATCCTTTCAGCATCCATTTTGCACCGTGAAGATGCACACACAGTTAAAAGCTGTGATTGCTCTGGGTCCTGGGATGTGGATCCCCAAACAGGCCCCCTTTCCTTGCCACCTTACACCTCTGGGTAGGGCTTTCTGTTATACAATATATCCTAATAGGACATAGGTTGACTTGACATGTGATGACATTACATTTTTATCTGATCTGTGACGTTTTGTCTTTATCAGTCGTGCAATATTTCCGCTACCATTACAGCGGCTGGGCTGGTTGGTCTTTAGCACTGGAAGCACTGAATATGGACAAGGATATATACGTTTCCTACAAGAGGCATGGATTCCCATTGGAACATGACGGCTTCTACTACTTCAAGGGAGACCTGTACACCAGTCAGCAGATTGACCGTACCCCCGGGGGAAAAAACACCATTTTTGCTATCACAATGGGACAACACTTCAGGCAATTTCCTCTAAAAATTTTCATTCGTCGAGCTATCAACATCCGGCGAGCTTTAGAACGACTGTTCCTCAGGAGTCCCGACACCAAAGTCATCATAAAAACTGAAAACACCAGAGAGCTTTACGCCCCAGTGGAAAGGCAAGGGGACTTCCATGGCTACACCCAGTATCTAGTCCTCAGGGAGGTTTTTCAGGGGATAAATGTTGGTTTTGTGGATGCATGGGACATGACGGTGGCTTCAGGTACAGCGTCTGTGCATCCTCCCAGTTACACATTTGAAGGAATAATCAGTCTGACCTTCAGCTTTGCTTGTTAACAAAACAACATAAAGGAAGAAAGACCATTTGGAAATTCCCTTGCACGGGGCGGGTTTCTTAAACGAGGACCAGGACAGGTTCCTTGGACCTGGATCATGTTTTACATAAGGCAAAGTGTTAAAGACCTGGTAGGAGTGTTGAGTCAGGGAGGACCACGTAGACTTGGGTATTTTCTCCTAGATTAGGTAATGCTGCTTGGAGCATTGGATATTTGAAAGGTATTGGACCAGCGTATGATTCTTGGATCAGTAAAGGTCACATAGCTCGAGGAAACTGCTCCTAATCTAGACAAGATACTCAAGGTACTCTAGTTTACAAGGTACTCTTGGACCAGAGTAGATTTCTTGGATTAGAGAAGGCCACTTGTACCGGGGAAAGCCTCTTAGGAGAGACATCTTGAACCAGAGTAGAATCCCTAGATTAGGTCCAGGGAATGTCTCCTCATCTAGGGAAGGTCACAAGGCAGTCTTAGATGGTTTGTATCTCTTCGGTCCAGAGCTGGTTTCTTGGATCAAGGAAGGCATTTTTAACCAGGAAAGATATTGTAAACCAGAGTAGACCTCTTGGACGAAGGTTGACATAGTTAAGATACGTCCTTGGCCATTTTAGGTCGCCTCCTGGATCACAGAAGGGTCATGGTCAATTGCATAGAACAGGTCTCCTCCATCAGGTGGCAAGGGAAGATTGTGCATGGTCAGGTAATAAAAAGAAGGgttcattttcataataaaatttttaaaacaatgAAGTTTATACCATGTTGATTTTTTGTACAATATGTAATTTGGAATAAACAAacagttgtaatt belongs to Dendropsophus ebraccatus isolate aDenEbr1 chromosome 9, aDenEbr1.pat, whole genome shotgun sequence and includes:
- the LOC138800468 gene encoding NXPE family member 4-like — translated: MIDGQTTMGKTFIGILILAIFLVSFSWHRLFFQESLRHFLHTCLAPTNPKQPVTTPPLKTSPPKTELQAQVDAIFDKIEELIPKPTYTHFSQTSNGKNSKTSIVNPREVYCVGEDLVVQVDMYDHAGNKKSYGGDFLRPRLISPNLGAAVSGTVEDFKNGSYHVHFPLYWAGTVNINILLFYPSEGVAAVWRSRHSSQGVIGFQGKFEKFGKTATATCGFKLPEVDGKEICEYKDTLYEEVFECYKIQDFPCESLDEMRGYDLYATYLTPVEKQIFQRSNIVVEIPQSFPAVTVTQCNTSVTLPPKPKCQTGMSSPYPSGYFYANTWNPVYCNMTIYKTPEIFTNCLQGKDLFLIGDSTLRQFIMHFTEGIKIVQYFRYHYSGWAGWSLALEALNMDKDIYVSYKRHGFPLEHDGFYYFKGDLYTSQQIDRTPGGKNTIFAITMGQHFRQFPLKIFIRRAINIRRALERLFLRSPDTKVIIKTENTRELYAPVERQGDFHGYTQYLVLREVFQGINVGFVDAWDMTVASGTASVHPPSYTFEGIISLTFSFAC